Proteins co-encoded in one Tachysurus fulvidraco isolate hzauxx_2018 chromosome 17, HZAU_PFXX_2.0, whole genome shotgun sequence genomic window:
- the atp6v1e1a gene encoding V-type proton ATPase subunit E 1a isoform X3, translating to MALSDADVQKQIKHMMAFIEQEANEKAEEIDAKAEEEFNIEKGRLVQTQRLKIMEYYEKKEKQIEQQKKIQMSNLMNQARLKVLKARDDMILDLQNEARTRLSVIAKDKAQYMSLLEGLVLQGFYQLLEPKVTIRCRKDDVAMVEDGRDGGTDDSRDSGQSRASVGSCVCGRGQIQVREREAAVQKNIPIYKETVKSNIEVRIDKDNFLSPDISGGVEVYNANGKIKVANTLESRLDLLAQQMMPEIRVSLFGANQNRKFMD from the exons ATGGCGCTCAGTGATGCCGACGTACAGAAACAG ATCAAACACATGATGGCCTTTATTGAGCAAGAGGCCAACGAGAAGGCAGAGGAAATCGACGCAAAG GCTGAGGAAGAGTTTAACATCGAGAAGGGACGACTTGTGCAAACACAAAGGCTGAAGATAATGGAGTACtatgagaagaaagagaaacagattgAACAGCAAAAGAAAAT TCAGATGTCCAATCTGATGAATCAGGCCAGGCTGAAGGTTCTCAAGGCTCGGGATGACATGATATTG GATCTTCAAAACGAAGCCCGAACGCGGTTATCTGTGATCGCTAAAGACAAGGCTCAGTACATGTCTCTGTTAGAAGGACTCGTTCTGCAG GGATTTTATCAGCTGCTGGAACCGAAGGTGACGATTCGCTGTCGTAAGGATGATGTGGCCATGGTGGAG GATGGCAGGGATGGCGGTACGGACGACTCCAGGGACAGCGGTCAATCACGAGCATCTGTGGGCTCATGTGTATGTGGAAGGGGGCAGATTcaggttagagagagagag GCTGCTGTGCAGAAAAATATCCCCATCTACAAAGAAACTGTGAAGAGTAACATCGAAGTCCGCATCGACAAGGACAACTTCCTCTCCCCTGACAT ctcAGGAGGTGTGGAGGTCTATAACGCGAACGGAAAGATCAAGGTGGCCAACACTCTGGAGAGCAGACTGGATCTCCTGGCTCAGCAG ATGATGCCTGAAATCCGAGTCTCTCTATTCGGCGCCAACCAGAACCGCAAGTTCATGGATTAA
- the cpa4 gene encoding carboxypeptidase A4, protein MQIFYSQKLDFIMRICLALFTVFLAAYCRKVFTGDQVLRIDAKSEEQIQLLKELENTEVLELDFWTHPVSSDLPVDVHVPYVSLNVVRRFLQDNEIPFQVMIEDLQELLDKEQEDLQHDAMKGRDAKSFDYATYHGLETLYSWMDSMVAGHPNLISKVHIGSSYENRPMYVLKFSTGGSNRPAIWIDAGIHSREWISTASAVWMANKLATDFGVDPSVTSLLGQMDVYLMIVTNPDGYAFTHTNNRMWRKTRSVNPGSTCRGVDPNRNWDAGFGGPGASKNPCSDSYHGPSAHSAIEVNNIVNLIKNHGNFKSFISIHAYSQLLMYPYGYICTDIPDQAELHSVGQGAVQALSSLYGTSYKVGSICKIIYQASGGSIDWTYNIGIKYSFAFELRDTGRYGFLLPANQIIPTATETWLGLKYIMEYVRDHPY, encoded by the exons atgcagATCTTCTATAGTCAGAAATTAGACTTCATCATGAGGATCTGCTTGGCACTTTTTACCGTTTTTTTGGCAGCATATTGCCGTAAAGTCTTTACTGG GGACCAGGTTCTTCGAATTGATGCAAAATCTGAGGAACAAATCCAGCTCCTGAAGGAGTTGGAAAACACAGAAGTGTTAGAG CTGGACTTCTGGACTCATCCTGTCTCCAGTGACCTTCCGGTGGACGTCCATGTGCCGTACGTCAGTCTGAACGTAGTCCGGAGATTTCTCCAGGATAATGAGATCCCCTTCCAGGTTATGATCGAGGATTTGCAG GAACTCCTGGATAAGGAGCAGGAAGATTTACAGCACGATGCCATGAAGGGTAGAGATGCAAAGAGCTTCGACTATGCGACATACCACGGGCTTGAGACA CTCTACAGTTGGATGGACAGCATGGTGGCTGGTCATCCCAATCTGATCTCCAAAGTGCATATTGGAAGTTCTTATGAGAATCGTCCCATGTATGTGCTAAAG TTTAGCACTGGGGGAAGCAACAGGCCTGCAATTTGGATTGATGCTGGAATACACTCTAGAGAGTGGATCTCAACCGCCTCTGCTGTGTGGATGGCTAACAAG CTTGCTACAGATTTTGGGGTTGATCCTTCAGTGACTTCTCTTCTGGGACAAATGGACGTGTATCTGATGATCGTGACCAACCCTGACGGCTACGCCTTCACCCATACCAAT AACCGCATGTGGCGCAAGACTCGCTCCGTCAACCCCGGATCCACGTGCCGAGGTGTCGACCCCAACAGAAACTGGGATGCTGGCTTTGGTG GCCCTGGTGCCAGTAAGAACCCGTGCTCCGACTCCTACCACGGACCTTCCGCACACTCCGCCATTGAAGTGAACAATATCGTGAACCTCATCAAGAACCACGGCAACTTCAAGTCCTTCATCTCCATCCATGCCTATTCCCAGCTGCTCATGTACCCGTACGGATACATCTGCACCGATATCCCTGACCAAGCTGAACTT CATTCTGTAGGTCAAGGTGCAGTGCAGGCCCTCAGCTCTTTGTATGGAACCAGCTACAAAGTTGGAAGCATTTGCAAAATCATCT ATCAAGCCAGTGGTGGAAGCATCGACTGGACTTACAACATCGGTATCAAATACTCCTTTGCCTTCGAGCTGCGTGACACCGGTCGCTATGGCTTCCTCCTCCCAGCCAATCAGATCATTCCAACTGCCACCGAGACCTGGCTGGGTCTTAAGTACATCATGGAATATGTGCGTGATCATCCTTATTAG
- the atp6v1e1a gene encoding V-type proton ATPase subunit E 1a isoform X4, which produces MALSDADVQKQIKHMMAFIEQEANEKAEEIDAKAEEEFNIEKGRLVQTQRLKIMEYYEKKEKQIEQQKKIQMSNLMNQARLKVLKARDDMILDLQNEARTRLSVIAKDKAQYMSLLEGLVLQGFYQLLEPKVTIRCRKDDVAMVEAAVQKNIPIYKETVKSNIEVRIDKDNFLSPDISGGVEVYNANGKIKVANTLESRLDLLAQQMMPEIRVSLFGANQNRKFMD; this is translated from the exons ATGGCGCTCAGTGATGCCGACGTACAGAAACAG ATCAAACACATGATGGCCTTTATTGAGCAAGAGGCCAACGAGAAGGCAGAGGAAATCGACGCAAAG GCTGAGGAAGAGTTTAACATCGAGAAGGGACGACTTGTGCAAACACAAAGGCTGAAGATAATGGAGTACtatgagaagaaagagaaacagattgAACAGCAAAAGAAAAT TCAGATGTCCAATCTGATGAATCAGGCCAGGCTGAAGGTTCTCAAGGCTCGGGATGACATGATATTG GATCTTCAAAACGAAGCCCGAACGCGGTTATCTGTGATCGCTAAAGACAAGGCTCAGTACATGTCTCTGTTAGAAGGACTCGTTCTGCAG GGATTTTATCAGCTGCTGGAACCGAAGGTGACGATTCGCTGTCGTAAGGATGATGTGGCCATGGTGGAG GCTGCTGTGCAGAAAAATATCCCCATCTACAAAGAAACTGTGAAGAGTAACATCGAAGTCCGCATCGACAAGGACAACTTCCTCTCCCCTGACAT ctcAGGAGGTGTGGAGGTCTATAACGCGAACGGAAAGATCAAGGTGGCCAACACTCTGGAGAGCAGACTGGATCTCCTGGCTCAGCAG ATGATGCCTGAAATCCGAGTCTCTCTATTCGGCGCCAACCAGAACCGCAAGTTCATGGATTAA
- the atp6v1e1a gene encoding V-type proton ATPase subunit E 1a isoform X2, with product MRTFVNLFVTLKFSLNFHTKATEMALSDADVQKQIKHMMAFIEQEANEKAEEIDAKAEEEFNIEKGRLVQTQRLKIMEYYEKKEKQIEQQKKIQMSNLMNQARLKVLKARDDMILDLQNEARTRLSVIAKDKAQYMSLLEGLVLQGFYQLLEPKVTIRCRKDDVAMVEDGRDGGTDDSRDSGQSRASVGSCVCGRGQIQAAVQKNIPIYKETVKSNIEVRIDKDNFLSPDISGGVEVYNANGKIKVANTLESRLDLLAQQMMPEIRVSLFGANQNRKFMD from the exons ATGAGAACGTTTGTGAATCTGTTTGTGACCCTAAAATTCAG cctaaaCTTCCACACCAAAGCTACAGAGATGGCGCTCAGTGATGCCGACGTACAGAAACAG ATCAAACACATGATGGCCTTTATTGAGCAAGAGGCCAACGAGAAGGCAGAGGAAATCGACGCAAAG GCTGAGGAAGAGTTTAACATCGAGAAGGGACGACTTGTGCAAACACAAAGGCTGAAGATAATGGAGTACtatgagaagaaagagaaacagattgAACAGCAAAAGAAAAT TCAGATGTCCAATCTGATGAATCAGGCCAGGCTGAAGGTTCTCAAGGCTCGGGATGACATGATATTG GATCTTCAAAACGAAGCCCGAACGCGGTTATCTGTGATCGCTAAAGACAAGGCTCAGTACATGTCTCTGTTAGAAGGACTCGTTCTGCAG GGATTTTATCAGCTGCTGGAACCGAAGGTGACGATTCGCTGTCGTAAGGATGATGTGGCCATGGTGGAG GATGGCAGGGATGGCGGTACGGACGACTCCAGGGACAGCGGTCAATCACGAGCATCTGTGGGCTCATGTGTATGTGGAAGGGGGCAGATTcag GCTGCTGTGCAGAAAAATATCCCCATCTACAAAGAAACTGTGAAGAGTAACATCGAAGTCCGCATCGACAAGGACAACTTCCTCTCCCCTGACAT ctcAGGAGGTGTGGAGGTCTATAACGCGAACGGAAAGATCAAGGTGGCCAACACTCTGGAGAGCAGACTGGATCTCCTGGCTCAGCAG ATGATGCCTGAAATCCGAGTCTCTCTATTCGGCGCCAACCAGAACCGCAAGTTCATGGATTAA
- the atp6v1e1a gene encoding V-type proton ATPase subunit E 1a isoform X1, with translation MRTFVNLFVTLKFSLNFHTKATEMALSDADVQKQIKHMMAFIEQEANEKAEEIDAKAEEEFNIEKGRLVQTQRLKIMEYYEKKEKQIEQQKKIQMSNLMNQARLKVLKARDDMILDLQNEARTRLSVIAKDKAQYMSLLEGLVLQGFYQLLEPKVTIRCRKDDVAMVEDGRDGGTDDSRDSGQSRASVGSCVCGRGQIQVREREAAVQKNIPIYKETVKSNIEVRIDKDNFLSPDISGGVEVYNANGKIKVANTLESRLDLLAQQMMPEIRVSLFGANQNRKFMD, from the exons ATGAGAACGTTTGTGAATCTGTTTGTGACCCTAAAATTCAG cctaaaCTTCCACACCAAAGCTACAGAGATGGCGCTCAGTGATGCCGACGTACAGAAACAG ATCAAACACATGATGGCCTTTATTGAGCAAGAGGCCAACGAGAAGGCAGAGGAAATCGACGCAAAG GCTGAGGAAGAGTTTAACATCGAGAAGGGACGACTTGTGCAAACACAAAGGCTGAAGATAATGGAGTACtatgagaagaaagagaaacagattgAACAGCAAAAGAAAAT TCAGATGTCCAATCTGATGAATCAGGCCAGGCTGAAGGTTCTCAAGGCTCGGGATGACATGATATTG GATCTTCAAAACGAAGCCCGAACGCGGTTATCTGTGATCGCTAAAGACAAGGCTCAGTACATGTCTCTGTTAGAAGGACTCGTTCTGCAG GGATTTTATCAGCTGCTGGAACCGAAGGTGACGATTCGCTGTCGTAAGGATGATGTGGCCATGGTGGAG GATGGCAGGGATGGCGGTACGGACGACTCCAGGGACAGCGGTCAATCACGAGCATCTGTGGGCTCATGTGTATGTGGAAGGGGGCAGATTcaggttagagagagagag GCTGCTGTGCAGAAAAATATCCCCATCTACAAAGAAACTGTGAAGAGTAACATCGAAGTCCGCATCGACAAGGACAACTTCCTCTCCCCTGACAT ctcAGGAGGTGTGGAGGTCTATAACGCGAACGGAAAGATCAAGGTGGCCAACACTCTGGAGAGCAGACTGGATCTCCTGGCTCAGCAG ATGATGCCTGAAATCCGAGTCTCTCTATTCGGCGCCAACCAGAACCGCAAGTTCATGGATTAA